From the Choloepus didactylus isolate mChoDid1 chromosome 20, mChoDid1.pri, whole genome shotgun sequence genome, one window contains:
- the CHMP7 gene encoding charged multivesicular body protein 7 has protein sequence MWSPEREAEAPARGDSAGLLPPEWEEDEERMSFLFSAFKRSREVNSTDWDSKMGFWAPLVLSHSRRQGVVRLRLRDLQEAFQRKGSVPLGLATVLQDLLRRGELQRESDFMASVDSSWISWGVGVFLLKPLKWTLSNMLGDNKVPAEEVLVAVELLKEKAEEVYRLYQNSPISSHPVVALSELSTLCASSCPDERTFYLVLLQLQKEKRVTVLEQNGEKIVKFARGPHAKVSPVNDVDVGVYQLMQSEQLLSRKVESLSQEAERCKEDARRACRAGKKQLALRSLKSKQRTEKRIEALHAKLDTVQGILDRIYASQTDQMVFNAYQAGVGALKLSMKDVTVEKAESLVDQIQELCDTQDEVSQTLAGGVTNGLDFDSEELEKELDILLQDTTKEPLDLSENPHETFHTNSVPNPRISDADLEAELEKLSLSEGGLVPSSKSPKRQLEPTL, from the exons ATGTGGTCCCCGGAGCGGGAGGCTGAGGCCCCGGCCCGGGGAGACTCCGCGGGCCTACTGCCTCCCGAGTGGGAGGAGGATGAGGAGCGTATGTCCTTCCTGTTCTCTGCCTTTAAAAGGAGTCGCGAGGTGAACAGCACCGACTGGGACAGCAAGATGGGCTTCTGGGCGCCGTTGGTGCTGAGCCACAGCCGCCGCCAGGGGGTGGTGCGCCTGCGTCTGCGGGACTTGCAGGAGGCCTTTCAGCGCAAGGGCAGCGTCCCGCTGGGGCTGGCCACGGTGCTTCAGGACCTGCTGCG TCGAGGGGAGCTGCAGCGGGAGTCAGACTTCATGGCCAGTGTAGACAGCAGCTGGATCTCCTGGGGAGTCGGAGTCTTCCTGCTGAAGCCCCTCAAATGGACTCTTTCTAACATGCTGGGGGATAATAAGGTTCCTGCTGAGGAGGTACTTGTGGCTGTGGAGCTGCTTAAG GAAAAGGCTGAGGAGGTGTATCGTCTGTATCAGAACTCGCCAATCTCCTCCCACCCTGTGGTGGCCCTGTCAGAGCTGAGTACCCTCTGTGCTAGCTCCTGCCCAGATGAAAGGACCTTCTACTTGGTGTTGTTGCAGctgcagaaagagaagagagtaaCTGTCCTTGAGCAGAATGGGGAAAAG ATTGTGAAGTTTGCCCGAGGACCACATGCCAAGGTCTCTCCTGTCAACGATGTAGATGTTGGGGTCTACCAGCTGATGCAGAGCGAACAGCTCCTCTCGCGCAAGGTGGAATCTTTATCCCAAGAAGCAGAGAG GTGTAAAGAAGATGCCCGCAGGGCTTGCCGAGCAGGAAAGAAGCAACTG GCACTGAGGTCTCTCAAGAGCAAGCAACGGACAGAGAAGCGCATTGAAGCCCTACACGCCAAGCTGGACACTGTTCAAGGCATCCTGGACCGGATCTATGCCTCCCAGACAGATCAGATG GTTTTCAATGCCTACCAGGCTGGGGTAGGAGCACTAAAACTCTCCATGAAGGATGTCACAGTGGAGAAGGcagaaagccttgtggatcagaTCCAAGAG ttgTGTGACACCCAGGATGAAGTTTCTCAGACTCTGGCTGGTGGGGTAACCAATGGCTTAG ATTTTGACAGTGAAGAACTGGAGAAGGAATTGGACATCCTCCTCCAGGATACCACCAAAGAACCTTTGGATCTGTCGGAGAACCCCCATGAGACATTTCATACCAACAGTGTGCCTAACCCTAGGATCTCGGATGCTGACCTAGAAGCTGAACTTGAGAAGCTGTCCTTATCAGAGGGAG GTTTGGTCCCAAGCAGTAAATCTCCAAAAAGGCAATTGGAACCGACTCTCTAA